The Litchfieldia alkalitelluris genome has a window encoding:
- a CDS encoding ribonuclease HII: protein MDKSIKEISEELAKITDENHSLLKQLKNDTRKGVQQLLAKWKKIQQEKRNDKELFIQMSQFEENLYSNGVKYIAGIDEVGRGPLAGPVIAAAVILPRDFYLPGLNDSKKLTELKREQLYVEIAQSALSIGVGIIDANKIDEVNIYQATKLAMKQAILKLSIKPDHLLIDAMQLSIQIPQTSIIKGDSKSYSIAASSIIAKVTRDRLMKRLGMEYPQYGFEQNMGYGTSLHLEALQNYGVTDHHRRSFAPVREALTQDLA from the coding sequence ATGGACAAATCAATTAAGGAAATTTCAGAGGAGTTAGCGAAAATAACGGATGAAAACCATTCTCTACTAAAACAGCTGAAAAATGACACAAGAAAGGGTGTCCAACAACTTCTTGCTAAATGGAAAAAAATACAACAGGAAAAGAGAAATGATAAAGAACTTTTCATTCAAATGTCTCAATTTGAGGAGAACTTATACTCAAACGGAGTAAAATATATAGCTGGAATAGACGAAGTCGGGCGAGGTCCGTTAGCAGGACCAGTAATAGCTGCGGCTGTCATATTACCACGTGATTTTTATTTACCAGGGCTAAATGATTCTAAGAAATTAACAGAACTTAAACGAGAACAGTTGTATGTTGAGATCGCTCAGTCTGCTTTATCTATTGGAGTTGGTATTATAGATGCCAATAAAATCGATGAAGTTAATATCTATCAAGCCACTAAACTAGCTATGAAACAAGCGATCTTAAAACTTTCAATAAAACCAGATCATTTACTAATAGATGCAATGCAACTATCTATACAGATTCCCCAGACTTCCATTATTAAAGGAGATAGTAAAAGCTATTCGATTGCAGCAAGCTCGATAATCGCTAAGGTGACAAGAGATAGACTTATGAAAAGATTAGGAATGGAATATCCACAATATGGCTTTGAACAGAATATGGGGTATGGTACAAGCCTTCACTTGGAGGCATTGCAAAATTATGGGGTAACGGACCATCATCGACGTTCTTTTGCTCCTGTTAGAGAAGCATTAACTCAGGATTTAGCGTAA